One genomic window of Medicago truncatula cultivar Jemalong A17 chromosome 1, MtrunA17r5.0-ANR, whole genome shotgun sequence includes the following:
- the LOC11423109 gene encoding leucine-rich repeat receptor-like protein kinase PXC1 encodes MNYVIMFFFFLFLSIYIVPCLTHNDTQALTLFRQQTDTHGQLLTNWTGPEACSASWHGVTCTPNNRVTTLVLPSLNLRGPIDALSSLTHLRLLDLHNNRLNGTVSASLLSNCTNLKLLYLAGNDFSGQIPPEISSLNNLLRLDLSDNNLAGDIPNEISRLTNLLTLRLQNNALSGNIPDLSSIMPNLTELNMTNNEFYGKVPNTMLNKFGDESFSGNEGLCGSKPFQVCSLTENSPPSSEPVQTVPSNPSSFPATSVIARPRSQHHKGLSPGVIVAIVVAICVALLVVTSFVVAHCCARGRGVNSNSLMGSEAGKRKSYGSEKKVYNSNGGGGDSSDGTSGTDMSKLVFFDRRNGFELEDLLRASAEMLGKGSLGTVYRAVLDDGSTVAVKRLKDANPCARHEFEQYMDVIGKLKHPNIVKLRAYYYAKEEKLLVYDYLSNGSLHALLHGNRGPGRIPLDWTTRISLVLGAARGLARIHTEYSAAKVPHGNVKSSNVLLDKNGVACISDFGLSLLLNPVHATARLGGYRAPEQTEQKRLSQQADVYSFGVLLLEVLTGKAPSLQYPSPANRPRKVEEEETVVDLPKWVRSVVREEWTGEVFDQELLRYKNIEEELVSMLHVGLACVVQQPEKRPTMVDVVKMIEDIRVEQSPLCEDYDESRNSLSPSIPTTEDGLA; translated from the exons ATGAACTATGTCatcatgttcttcttcttcctcttcctaaGCATCTACATTGTACCATGTCTAACACATAATGACACACAAGCACTTACTCTTTTCCGCCAACAAACCGACACACACGGTCAACTCCTTACCAACTGGACCGGACCTGAGGCTTGCTCGGCCTCATGGCACGGTGTCACTTGCACGCCAAACAACCGTGTCACAACCCTCGTACTTCCTTCCCTCAATCTCCGAGGACCCATTGACGCTCTTTCTTCTCTCACCCATCTACGCCTCCTTGATCTCCATAACAACCGCCTGAATGGCACTGTTTCAGCGTCTCTCCTATCCAACTGCACAAACCTCAAACTCCTCTACCTTGCCGGAAACGACTTTTCCGGCCAAATCCCACCGGAAATCTCCTCCCTAAACAACCTCCTCCGTCTTGACCTCTCCGACAACAACCTCGCTGGAGATATTCCTAACGAAATCTCCCGTTTAACTAACCTTCTCACATTAAGGCTTCAGAACAACGCACTCTCTGGTAACATCCCTGACCTCTCTTCCATTATGCCGAATCTCACAGAGCTCAACATGACAAACAATGAATTCTACGGCAAAGTACCGAACACAATGCTTAACAAATTCGGAGATGAAAGCTTCTCCGGCAATGAAGGTTTATGTGGTTCAAAACCTTTCCAAGTTTGTTCCTTAACAGAGAACAGTCCTCCTTCCTCTGAACCGGTTCAGACAGTTCCTTCAAACCCGAGTTCTTTCCCTGCAACAAGCGTGATCGCAAGACCAAGAAGCCAACATCATAAAGGGTTAAGCCCTGGTGTAATTGTAGCAATTGTGGTGGCAATTTGTGTTGCATTGTTAGTGGTAACATCGTTTGTTGTTGCTCACTGTTGTGCCAGAGGGAGAGGTGTTAATAGTAATTCCTTAATGGGTAGTGAGGCTGGGAAGAGAAAGAGTTATGGTAGTGAGAAGAAGGTGTATAATTCAAATGGTGGGGGTGGTGATAGTAGTGATGGGACTAGTGGAACTGATATGAGTAAGCTTGTGTTTTTTGATAGGAGGAATGGATTTgagttggaagatttgttgcGTGCATCTGCTGAGATGCTTGGGAAGGGTAGTTTGGGAACTGTTTATAGGGCAGTGCTTGATGATGGTAGTACGGTTGCTGTCAAGAGGCTTAAAGATGCAAATCCTTGTGCTAGGCATGAATTTGAACAGTATATGGATGTGATTGGGAAGCTTAAACACCCTAACATTGTTAAACTTAGAGCTTATTATTATGCCAAGGAAGAAAAGCTTCTTGTCTATGATTATCTCTCCAATGGGAGcttgcatgctcttcttcatg GGAACCGTGGACCAGGGAGGATTCCATTGGATTGGACAACAAGAATAAGCTTGGTATTGGGAGCAGCAAGAGGGCTTGCTAGGATCCATACAGAGTACAGTGCAGCAAAAGTGCCACATGGGAACGTGAAATCATCCAATGTACTACTTGACAAGAACGGTGTTGCTTGCATATCTGACTTTGGGTTGTCACTACTGTTAAACCCTGTTCATGCAACTGCACGATTGGGTGGGTACAGAGCACCTGAACAGACAGAACAAAAGAGACTGTCTCAGCAAGCTGATGTCTACAGTTTTGGAGTGTTGCTGTTGGAAGTTCTCACAGGGAAAGCTCCTTCGTTACAGTATCCTTCCCCGGCGAATCGCCCTCGTAAGGTCGAAGAGGAAGAAACTGTGGTGGATCTTCCCAAATGGGTTCGATCAGTCGTGAGAGAAGAGTGGACTGGGGAGGTTTTTGATCAAGAACTTCTGCGATACAAGAACATTGAGGAAGAGCTTGTGTCAATGCTGCATGTTGGGTTGGCTTGTGTGGTGCAGCAGCCAGAGAAGAGGCCAACTATGGTAGATGTTGTTAAAATGATTGAGGATATCAGAGTGGAGCAATCTCCTCTGTGTGAGGACTATGACGAATCACGCAATTCGCTTTCACCTTCCATTCCCACCACTGAAGATGGTCTTGCTTAG
- the LOC11425044 gene encoding auxin-induced protein X15: MACMWRKNACSGKKLPSDVPRGHLAVTVGETNRRFVIRADYLNHPVLQELLDQAYEGYGFNKSGPLSIPCDEFLFEDILLSLGGGTVARRSSSPVLTKKLDLSFLKDAVPLLEAFDSKRSNNYKN; this comes from the coding sequence atgGCATGCATGTGGCGTAAGAATGCCTGCAGCGGGAAGAAACTGCCGTCAGACGTACCGCGAGGTCACTTGGCCGTGACAGTAGGAGAGACAAACAGGAGGTTTGTGATAAGAGCTGACTACCTGAACCATCCAGTTCTTCAAGAACTGCTAGACCAGGCATACGAAGGATATGGCTTCAACAAGAGTGGTCCTCTGTCTATACCTTGTGATGAGTTCCTGTTTGAAGATATTCTTCTTTCCCTTGGAGGAGGAACAGTCGCACGACGATCCTCTTCCCCTGTGCTCACAAAAAAGCTAGATTTGAGCTTTTTGAAAGACGCTGTACCACTACTTGAAGCCTTTGACAGCAAAAGAAGCAACAACTACAAGAATTAA